A window from Cryobacterium sp. SO1 encodes these proteins:
- the cydB gene encoding cytochrome d ubiquinol oxidase subunit II has protein sequence MELNILWFWIIAAMFIGYFVLDGFDFGVGMSLPFLGKDDTDRRVLINTIGPVWDLNETWVIVAGASLFAAFPEWYATMFSGFYLALLLILLALIARGVSFEYRHQRPELKWKKSFDAMIVVGSAVPALLWGVAFGNVVRGVPLDADFNYIGSFFDLLNPYALLAGLTTMLLFFTHGVIFVSTKTEGDIRVRARSLAIKSGLVTIVVAASFLVWTTLAYGTLASGILAAVAAVTLIAGYLANLRGNERTAFSLMAVTIGFAVLTLFASLFPDVMPASNDVANSLTIENASSTPYTLQVMSWTALIAAPVIIGYQGWTYWVFRKRISRSHIEAATH, from the coding sequence ATGGAACTCAATATCCTGTGGTTCTGGATCATCGCCGCGATGTTCATCGGCTATTTCGTCCTGGACGGATTCGACTTCGGTGTGGGCATGTCCCTCCCGTTCCTCGGAAAGGACGACACGGACCGGCGCGTCCTGATCAACACCATCGGCCCGGTCTGGGACCTCAACGAGACCTGGGTCATCGTGGCGGGAGCGTCGCTGTTCGCGGCGTTCCCGGAGTGGTACGCCACCATGTTCAGCGGGTTCTACCTGGCGCTGCTGCTGATCCTGCTGGCCTTGATCGCCCGCGGTGTTTCCTTCGAGTACCGGCACCAGCGCCCGGAACTGAAGTGGAAGAAGTCCTTCGACGCCATGATCGTCGTCGGGTCCGCCGTTCCGGCCCTGCTCTGGGGAGTCGCGTTCGGCAACGTCGTGCGCGGCGTGCCGTTGGACGCTGACTTCAACTACATCGGCAGCTTCTTCGACTTGCTGAACCCTTACGCGCTGCTGGCCGGCCTCACCACGATGCTGCTCTTCTTCACCCACGGCGTGATCTTCGTCTCCACCAAGACCGAGGGCGACATCCGGGTGCGTGCCCGCTCGCTCGCGATCAAGTCGGGACTGGTGACCATCGTCGTCGCGGCGTCGTTCCTGGTGTGGACGACGCTGGCCTACGGCACTCTCGCCTCCGGCATCCTCGCCGCGGTCGCGGCCGTGACCCTGATCGCCGGCTACCTGGCGAACCTGCGCGGAAACGAGCGCACGGCGTTCTCTCTGATGGCCGTGACCATCGGGTTCGCTGTGCTCACCCTGTTCGCGTCGCTGTTCCCCGACGTGATGCCGGCCAGCAACGATGTGGCCAACAGCCTCACCATCGAGAACGCCTCGTCGACGCCGTACACACTGCAGGTGATGAGTTGGACCGCTCTGATCGCGGCTCCGGTGATCATCGGCTACCAGGGCTGGACGTACTGGGTGTTCCGCAAGCGAATCAGCCGGTCCCACATCGAAGCCGCAACACACTAG
- a CDS encoding cytochrome ubiquinol oxidase subunit I — protein sequence MNEWLDPLLLSRWQFGLTTIYHFLFVPLTIGLVTTVAIFQTAWYRTNKAKYLQLTHFFGKIFLINFAMGVVTGIVQEFQFGMNWSDYSRFVGDVFGAPLAFEGITAFFLEATFIGLWIFGWDKLPKGLHLATIWLTTVGSIASAYFIIAANAFMQNPVAYQINEVKGRAELTSIGELLTNPIALAAFPHTIFACFMVSAGLIISVAAWHLSRNQHLETMRPALKFGLWMMVIAGALTTLMGDQLSLAMVQAQPMKMAAAEAMYNTATGANASFSIFTLGTPDGVSELFSIRIPYLLSFLSTHTFDGTVEGINNLQEQYVQLYGPGDYAPIIWVTYWSFRWMIGLGIAHILVAVAGLWFTRKGKSPQTWMWKIAIWSFPMSLLAMSVGWVFTEMGRQPWLVFGLLKTADGVSPNVSGLEILISLIAFTLLYGALAVVEFRLILKAVQKGPDPETVPDPVSGEIKQTTTVY from the coding sequence ATGAACGAGTGGCTTGATCCGTTACTCCTGTCGAGGTGGCAGTTCGGTCTCACGACGATCTACCACTTCCTGTTCGTGCCACTCACCATCGGCCTGGTCACGACCGTGGCGATCTTCCAGACCGCCTGGTACCGCACCAACAAGGCCAAGTACCTGCAGCTCACCCACTTCTTCGGCAAGATCTTCCTGATCAACTTCGCCATGGGAGTCGTGACGGGCATCGTGCAAGAATTCCAGTTCGGCATGAACTGGTCGGACTACTCCAGGTTCGTCGGTGACGTCTTCGGCGCCCCTCTGGCCTTCGAGGGCATCACGGCGTTCTTCCTCGAGGCCACCTTCATCGGTCTGTGGATCTTCGGCTGGGACAAGCTGCCCAAGGGGCTGCACCTGGCCACCATCTGGCTCACCACCGTGGGAAGCATCGCGTCGGCCTACTTCATCATCGCCGCCAACGCGTTCATGCAGAACCCGGTCGCCTACCAGATCAACGAGGTCAAGGGCCGGGCAGAGCTGACCAGCATCGGCGAGCTGCTCACCAACCCGATCGCCCTCGCGGCGTTCCCGCACACGATTTTCGCCTGCTTCATGGTCTCCGCCGGCCTGATCATCTCGGTGGCGGCCTGGCATCTCTCCCGCAACCAGCACCTCGAGACCATGCGGCCCGCGCTCAAGTTCGGGCTGTGGATGATGGTCATCGCCGGGGCGCTCACCACCCTGATGGGCGACCAGCTGAGCCTGGCCATGGTTCAGGCCCAGCCGATGAAGATGGCTGCGGCCGAGGCCATGTACAACACGGCCACCGGCGCCAATGCGTCCTTCTCGATCTTCACCCTCGGCACCCCGGACGGCGTCAGCGAACTGTTCTCGATTCGCATCCCCTACCTGCTGTCGTTCCTGTCCACGCACACCTTCGACGGCACCGTGGAGGGCATCAACAACCTGCAGGAGCAGTACGTGCAGCTGTACGGGCCCGGCGACTACGCACCGATCATCTGGGTGACCTACTGGTCGTTCCGCTGGATGATCGGACTCGGCATCGCGCACATCCTCGTCGCCGTCGCCGGCCTCTGGTTCACCCGCAAGGGCAAGAGCCCCCAGACCTGGATGTGGAAGATCGCGATCTGGTCGTTCCCGATGTCGCTGCTGGCCATGAGCGTCGGCTGGGTCTTCACCGAGATGGGCCGCCAACCCTGGCTGGTCTTCGGGTTGCTCAAGACCGCAGACGGGGTCTCGCCGAACGTCAGCGGGCTCGAGATCCTCATTTCCCTTATCGCCTTCACCCTGCTCTACGGCGCTCTGGCCGTGGTGGAGTTCCGCCTGATCCTCAAGGCTGTGCAGAAGGGACCGGACCCTGAGACGGTACCCGACCCGGTGTCCGGCGAAATCAAGCAAACGACCACGGTCTACTAG
- a CDS encoding ABC transporter substrate-binding protein, producing MFTITRGRLALVSAVAVGAVVALAGCASGDPLDEGNSSADSETLVVGSQDYYSNEIIAEIYAQALENGGFTVDRQFRIGQREAYLPEIEAGSIDVFPEYSGSLLQALEADAAGGSPDEVYTALEAALPDGLSVLDRADAADQNSWTVTQAFADAYGLTDIASLTEVTEPITVGGNSELETRPYGPTALKEKYGIEIAGFTPVEDSGGPLTVKALVDNKIQLANIYTADPNIESNSLVALDDPDSLFFPDNVVPLVSDKVDGSAADILNAVSAALATDTLVGLNAQSVNDQAAADTIATEWLTNEGLI from the coding sequence ATGTTCACAATCACACGAGGCCGGCTCGCGCTTGTCAGCGCGGTCGCGGTTGGGGCTGTCGTAGCCCTTGCAGGGTGCGCGTCCGGGGACCCGCTGGACGAGGGGAACAGTTCCGCCGACTCCGAGACACTCGTTGTCGGATCGCAGGATTACTACTCCAACGAGATCATCGCGGAGATCTACGCCCAAGCGCTGGAGAACGGTGGTTTCACGGTCGACCGCCAGTTCCGCATCGGACAGCGCGAGGCCTACCTCCCCGAGATCGAGGCAGGCTCGATCGACGTCTTCCCCGAGTACTCCGGCAGCCTGCTGCAGGCCCTCGAGGCCGACGCCGCCGGCGGCAGCCCCGACGAGGTCTACACGGCCCTCGAAGCCGCCCTACCCGACGGCTTGAGTGTGCTCGACCGGGCAGATGCGGCCGACCAGAACTCCTGGACCGTCACCCAGGCGTTCGCGGATGCCTACGGCCTCACGGATATCGCCTCGCTCACCGAGGTGACCGAACCGATCACCGTGGGCGGCAACTCCGAGCTGGAAACCCGGCCGTACGGGCCGACAGCGCTCAAGGAGAAGTACGGCATCGAGATCGCCGGTTTCACCCCGGTGGAGGACAGCGGCGGACCCCTGACCGTCAAGGCCCTCGTCGACAACAAGATCCAGCTGGCCAACATCTACACGGCGGATCCCAACATCGAGTCGAACAGCCTCGTCGCCCTCGATGATCCCGACAGCCTGTTCTTTCCTGACAACGTCGTGCCGCTCGTCTCCGACAAGGTCGACGGCTCGGCCGCTGACATCCTCAACGCGGTCAGTGCGGCCCTGGCCACCGACACCCTCGTGGGCCTGAACGCCCAGAGCGTGAACGACCAGGCCGCCGCCGACACCATCGCGACCGAGTGGCTGACCAATGAAGGCCTGATCTAG
- a CDS encoding BlaI/MecI/CopY family transcriptional regulator: MGSLGVLERMLMDLLWSAGTPLTANELRDALLNPEATGAKPLATTTVLTVLSRLENKGFVTRDRDSRPHGYTAVSSRAQHTAELMHEVLGTTTDRTATLARFIGNVSPQEAQTLRALLESVSPSSE; encoded by the coding sequence ATGGGAAGTTTGGGTGTGCTCGAGAGAATGTTGATGGACCTGCTGTGGTCGGCCGGCACTCCCCTGACCGCCAACGAGTTGCGCGACGCCCTGCTGAACCCCGAGGCCACCGGGGCGAAGCCGCTCGCGACGACGACGGTGCTCACGGTGTTGTCCCGCCTGGAGAACAAGGGTTTCGTCACCCGCGACCGCGACAGTCGACCGCACGGATACACGGCTGTGAGCTCGCGGGCGCAGCACACAGCCGAACTGATGCATGAGGTCCTGGGCACCACCACCGATCGCACCGCCACTCTGGCCCGCTTCATCGGCAACGTCAGCCCGCAGGAGGCCCAAACTCTGCGCGCCCTGCTCGAGAGCGTCAGTCCGTCGTCGGAGTGA
- a CDS encoding ABC transporter permease, with the protein MNLFASAIDWILDPANYVGLNAIPLRIGQHLVFSLVTVLIASAIAIPLGYLIGHTGRGRELAVSTSGGLRAIPTLGLLTLVALWVGIGVVAPYVALTVLAIPPILAGAYTGFEAIDRRTVDAARAVGMSELQIVRKVEVPLGLPLLIGGVRSATLQVIATATLAAYVADLGLGRYLFSGLKTRDYPEMLGGSILVIVLALALEGIFALIQRFVVPRGVSGRLATTPTLRTGSPTAAR; encoded by the coding sequence ATGAACCTCTTCGCCAGCGCCATCGACTGGATCCTCGACCCGGCCAACTATGTCGGACTGAACGCGATCCCGCTGCGGATCGGCCAGCATCTCGTCTTCTCCCTCGTCACCGTGCTGATCGCGTCGGCGATCGCGATCCCACTCGGCTACCTCATCGGCCACACCGGTCGGGGCCGCGAACTCGCGGTTTCGACGTCTGGAGGCCTGCGGGCCATCCCGACCCTTGGCCTGCTCACCCTGGTGGCTCTCTGGGTGGGCATCGGCGTCGTGGCCCCGTATGTGGCACTGACGGTGCTGGCGATTCCGCCCATCCTGGCCGGTGCCTACACCGGCTTCGAGGCGATCGACCGGCGCACCGTCGATGCTGCCCGAGCCGTTGGCATGTCGGAGCTGCAGATCGTTCGCAAGGTGGAGGTGCCCCTCGGCCTGCCCCTCCTGATCGGCGGCGTGCGCTCTGCCACGCTCCAGGTCATCGCCACCGCAACGCTCGCGGCCTACGTGGCCGATCTCGGTCTGGGCCGGTATCTCTTCTCGGGCTTGAAAACCCGCGACTATCCCGAGATGCTGGGCGGGTCGATACTCGTCATTGTTCTGGCTTTGGCTCTGGAGGGAATCTTCGCGCTGATCCAACGGTTCGTTGTACCAAGGGGTGTCTCCGGGCGCCTCGCCACAACTCCAACGCTTCGCACCGGCAGCCCCACAGCCGCACGGTGA
- a CDS encoding M56 family metallopeptidase, with amino-acid sequence MLTTALTLMVLAVVLAWPVPILLAGADWPPRAPGLALALWQSIALAGGVSMIGSLLVFGLIPFGATPVSALGAVAGYVMAGTLPAGATLAGVMALCLAVILATHLLLNLSATFIRAERERRRHHTLIGLLSDPLPFDSTGTRVIDHAAPVAYCLPGATRSATVLSRGLLKLLDPDQLRGVVAHERAHLRQQHHLVLLAFKSWHSALPWFPIANRAENAVALLVEMLADDRARQEVDDRTLATAIALVGTAHLTEDPGTAFATAGFADAGFGANRPGTLPRPDHPVDGSAEMVGPRVHRLIGAGTVLGPVGRIGVIAATVGLLVLPTVLLVTT; translated from the coding sequence GTGCTCACCACCGCACTGACCCTGATGGTGCTCGCCGTCGTCCTGGCCTGGCCTGTCCCGATCCTCCTCGCCGGGGCCGACTGGCCGCCGCGTGCGCCGGGCCTGGCCCTAGCCCTGTGGCAGTCGATCGCCCTGGCCGGCGGTGTCTCGATGATCGGCTCGTTGCTGGTCTTCGGCCTGATCCCGTTCGGAGCCACCCCCGTGTCCGCCCTCGGCGCGGTCGCCGGGTACGTCATGGCGGGCACCCTGCCCGCCGGGGCCACACTGGCGGGCGTGATGGCGCTCTGCCTGGCGGTGATCCTGGCCACCCATCTTCTACTCAACCTCAGTGCCACGTTCATCCGCGCTGAGCGGGAGCGCCGACGCCACCACACTCTGATCGGCCTGCTCAGCGACCCGTTGCCGTTCGACAGCACGGGCACCAGGGTGATCGATCATGCGGCGCCGGTGGCCTACTGCCTGCCCGGCGCCACTCGTTCGGCGACGGTATTGTCGCGGGGGCTGCTGAAACTTCTGGATCCCGACCAGCTGCGCGGCGTCGTCGCTCACGAGCGGGCGCATCTGCGCCAGCAACACCATCTGGTGCTGCTCGCCTTCAAGTCCTGGCACAGCGCCCTGCCTTGGTTCCCGATCGCCAATCGTGCCGAGAACGCTGTGGCCTTGCTGGTGGAGATGCTGGCCGACGACCGGGCTAGGCAGGAGGTCGATGACCGCACGCTGGCTACGGCGATCGCCCTTGTCGGCACCGCCCACCTGACCGAAGATCCGGGCACGGCGTTCGCGACGGCCGGGTTTGCGGATGCCGGCTTCGGCGCGAACCGCCCCGGCACACTTCCCCGGCCGGACCATCCGGTCGATGGGTCCGCCGAGATGGTCGGACCGCGCGTACACCGGCTCATCGGTGCGGGGACGGTGCTGGGCCCGGTCGGTCGGATCGGGGTGATCGCGGCCACGGTCGGTCTGCTGGTGCTGCCCACCGTGCTGCTGGTCACGACCTGA
- the cydC gene encoding thiol reductant ABC exporter subunit CydC yields MSDRRSPVTLGVSPATRSVLRLAQPPARRSLPGLAAGVASAASAVALLACSAWLITRAAEMPPILFLGLAVVGVRAFALSRAAFRYLERLLSHDAAFRQLGALRLGIFARLLPLAPAGLSGTRRGDLLTRLVRDVDDLQDLPLRVVQPLATSGLVAVLSVIGVWWVLPAAGLTLALCLIVAGVVGTLATAALSARSERALAPLRGALADEVLEVVENLDVLTAFGALEARLTALSVVEDRLRRASLRSSTGAGVQAAVISLCAGAATVLALIAAIPTLGTGGFSGPALAVVVLVPMAVFEVFAMIPPAISAWRQVRSSAERVATAVPEQIPAEIPAAGVVLREDSKSAAVGDQGALQPGRALIELTGLGASWPGADRPALAGVTLRLDAGDRVHLAGASGAGKTTLAQTLVRFLDYTGSYRINGVEARELAPSDLRRVVGLCEQRPWLFDDTVRQNLLFARDTATDADLLEVLARVGLADWVRRRGGLDARVGERGALVSGGQAQRIALARALLADFPVLIVDEPTANVDTGLGDTLVRDILSASADAGRAVLLISHTPVPAGLITSTYTLSAGSGLQRDATPGGALVP; encoded by the coding sequence ATGTCTGATCGTCGTTCTCCCGTCACGCTCGGTGTCTCCCCGGCCACCCGGTCGGTGCTCAGGCTCGCCCAACCACCGGCGCGCCGCAGCCTGCCCGGCCTCGCGGCGGGAGTGGCCAGCGCCGCCAGCGCCGTGGCCCTCCTCGCCTGCTCGGCCTGGCTGATCACCCGCGCCGCCGAGATGCCGCCGATCCTGTTCCTCGGCCTGGCCGTCGTGGGCGTGCGCGCCTTCGCCCTCTCCCGTGCGGCGTTCCGCTACCTGGAGCGACTGCTCAGCCACGATGCGGCATTCCGCCAACTCGGCGCCCTTCGGCTGGGCATCTTCGCCCGACTGCTGCCCCTGGCCCCCGCCGGGCTCTCCGGCACCCGCAGGGGCGACCTGCTCACCCGACTGGTGAGGGATGTCGACGACCTGCAGGACCTGCCGCTGCGTGTCGTCCAACCCCTGGCAACCTCCGGCCTGGTGGCCGTGCTCAGCGTGATCGGGGTCTGGTGGGTCCTTCCGGCGGCTGGGCTGACCCTGGCACTCTGCCTGATCGTCGCCGGTGTCGTCGGCACCCTCGCGACGGCCGCGCTGTCGGCCCGCTCTGAGCGCGCCCTGGCGCCGCTTCGGGGCGCCCTCGCCGACGAGGTCCTCGAGGTGGTCGAGAACCTCGACGTGCTCACCGCCTTCGGCGCCCTCGAGGCGAGGTTGACTGCCCTCTCCGTGGTGGAGGACAGACTCCGCAGGGCTTCGCTCCGCAGTTCCACGGGAGCCGGAGTGCAGGCCGCCGTGATCTCACTGTGCGCCGGCGCCGCGACCGTCCTCGCGCTCATCGCGGCAATCCCGACCCTGGGCACCGGCGGCTTCTCCGGCCCCGCTCTTGCCGTGGTCGTGCTGGTTCCGATGGCCGTGTTCGAAGTCTTCGCCATGATCCCGCCGGCCATCAGCGCCTGGCGCCAGGTCCGCTCCAGCGCCGAACGGGTCGCGACGGCAGTGCCCGAGCAGATTCCCGCGGAGATCCCGGCGGCGGGTGTCGTGCTCCGCGAGGATTCGAAGTCGGCTGCGGTCGGGGACCAGGGGGCGCTCCAGCCGGGCCGAGCGCTGATCGAATTGACCGGGTTGGGCGCCAGCTGGCCGGGCGCGGATCGGCCCGCGCTGGCCGGGGTGACCCTGCGGCTGGACGCGGGGGACCGCGTGCACCTGGCCGGGGCCAGCGGCGCCGGCAAGACCACCCTCGCGCAGACACTGGTGCGCTTCCTCGACTACACGGGGTCGTACCGGATCAACGGTGTGGAAGCCCGGGAGCTGGCACCGTCCGATCTCCGGCGGGTCGTGGGCCTGTGCGAGCAGCGGCCGTGGCTGTTCGACGACACCGTGCGGCAGAACCTGCTGTTCGCGCGGGACACCGCCACCGACGCTGACCTGCTCGAGGTGCTCGCGCGCGTCGGGCTGGCCGACTGGGTCCGCCGGCGCGGCGGTTTGGATGCCAGGGTGGGTGAACGTGGGGCACTCGTCTCCGGCGGTCAGGCCCAGCGGATAGCACTGGCCAGGGCGCTGCTCGCCGACTTCCCGGTTCTCATCGTCGATGAGCCGACGGCCAACGTGGATACCGGTCTGGGCGACACGCTCGTTCGCGACATCCTGTCGGCCTCGGCCGACGCGGGACGTGCCGTGCTTCTCATCTCGCACACCCCGGTTCCGGCCGGGCTGATCACCAGCACGTACACCCTCTCCGCCGGGTCAGGACTGCAGCGCGACGCTACTCCGGGGGGAGCTCTCGTTCCATGA
- a CDS encoding DedA family protein, whose amino-acid sequence MNDVLNWILDAVSAVDPVVRTLLAGLGMLLETSVLIGLVVPGDTIVIVASTAVEDPVEYVALVLTVILGALAGESIGFYLGRRFGPWIRRSWLGRRIGEKNWAAAERYLARRGGIAVFLSRFLPVLHSVIPLTVGMSTMRYRTFLTWTVPACVLWTLAYVSVGAAAAEGYRSISDQLHFAGYLFVGAIAAFGVVVVLVKRWLKRREARFMERELPPE is encoded by the coding sequence GTGAACGACGTACTCAACTGGATCCTGGACGCCGTGAGCGCCGTCGACCCCGTCGTGCGCACCCTGCTGGCTGGATTGGGCATGCTCCTGGAGACGTCGGTGCTGATCGGTTTGGTCGTCCCCGGCGACACCATCGTGATCGTCGCCAGCACCGCGGTAGAGGACCCCGTCGAATACGTCGCCCTGGTGCTGACGGTCATCCTGGGCGCCCTGGCCGGTGAGAGCATCGGCTTCTACCTGGGCCGCCGGTTCGGCCCGTGGATACGCCGGAGCTGGTTGGGCCGGCGGATCGGTGAGAAGAACTGGGCAGCGGCGGAGCGCTACCTCGCCAGACGCGGCGGTATCGCCGTGTTCCTGTCGCGGTTCCTGCCGGTGTTGCACTCGGTCATCCCGCTCACCGTCGGTATGAGCACCATGCGCTATCGCACCTTCCTGACCTGGACGGTGCCCGCCTGCGTTCTGTGGACCCTGGCCTACGTGAGTGTCGGCGCCGCCGCGGCCGAGGGGTATCGCAGCATTTCAGACCAGCTGCACTTTGCCGGCTATCTCTTCGTCGGCGCGATCGCGGCGTTCGGCGTGGTCGTGGTCCTGGTCAAACGGTGGCTCAAGCGTCGCGAGGCCAGGTTCATGGAACGAGAGCTCCCCCCGGAGTAG
- the cydD gene encoding thiol reductant ABC exporter subunit CydD translates to MRPLDPRLLTHASAARWFLLVGAVLGLAQTLTVVAFAWFLSQSITLAVGGSALESIAGTVAALAAVVILRAVLVWLVEVAATRGAAAVKSQLRTAVLARLAERGPDWLAGQQSARVATVVTSGLDALDNYFARYLPQLLLTAIATPILVLVMLWQDPASGITVIIVLPLIPVFMILIGQATQVVQRQQWDALQRLSAGFLDVVGGLATLKIFGRDRRQTARLASLTDEYRGRTMKVLRVSFLSGFALELAGSLSVALIAVSIGLRLVDGSLLLGVGLFVLLLAPEAFLPIRQVGAQFHAAADGLAAAEEVFAILDDDEQPDRNNQPGHNELPGQHVPAGRGDRIQAAAPTGPPTTLSLDAVTVRRGDAAIIDRLSADFAAGQLSVLRGPSGAGKSTLIGAIQGFVPYDGKVLLGPVTVMPDDDRDWLAWAGQRPGLFSGTVSSNVALGASVTDDALVRTALGWAGAGDLDPELRLGVNGAGLSGGQSQRVAAARAIYRSVALNCAVLVLDEPSSALDADAENALIDGLRTLAGQGRVVIVVSHRPAFVVAADHVVHLNEVAHV, encoded by the coding sequence ATGCGTCCCCTCGATCCGCGACTTCTCACCCACGCCTCCGCAGCGCGGTGGTTCCTTCTCGTCGGTGCGGTTCTGGGCCTGGCCCAGACCCTCACGGTCGTGGCCTTCGCCTGGTTCCTCAGCCAGAGCATCACCCTGGCGGTCGGAGGCTCCGCGCTGGAATCGATCGCCGGCACCGTGGCCGCACTGGCCGCGGTGGTGATCCTGCGTGCCGTCCTGGTCTGGTTGGTGGAAGTCGCCGCCACTCGCGGGGCAGCGGCCGTGAAGAGCCAGCTCCGCACCGCGGTGCTCGCCCGGCTGGCCGAGCGTGGCCCCGACTGGCTGGCCGGTCAGCAGTCCGCCCGGGTGGCGACAGTGGTCACGAGTGGGCTGGACGCGCTCGACAACTACTTCGCGAGGTACCTGCCGCAGCTGCTGCTGACGGCGATCGCCACCCCGATCCTGGTGCTCGTGATGCTCTGGCAGGACCCCGCCAGCGGCATCACGGTCATCATCGTGCTGCCGCTGATCCCCGTGTTCATGATTCTGATCGGGCAGGCCACGCAGGTCGTGCAACGCCAGCAGTGGGATGCCCTGCAGCGTCTGTCGGCCGGTTTTCTCGACGTCGTCGGTGGCCTGGCCACCCTTAAGATCTTCGGTAGGGACCGCCGCCAGACGGCACGCCTGGCCAGCCTCACCGACGAGTACCGGGGCCGCACCATGAAGGTGTTGCGGGTGTCGTTCCTCAGCGGGTTCGCGCTGGAGCTCGCCGGGAGCCTCTCGGTGGCCCTGATCGCCGTTTCCATCGGGTTGAGGCTCGTCGACGGCTCGCTGCTGCTCGGCGTCGGACTGTTCGTCTTACTCCTGGCACCTGAGGCGTTCCTGCCGATACGCCAGGTCGGCGCGCAATTCCATGCCGCGGCCGATGGCCTCGCCGCGGCCGAGGAGGTGTTCGCCATCCTCGACGATGACGAACAGCCCGACCGAAACAATCAGCCGGGACACAACGAACTGCCGGGCCAGCACGTGCCGGCCGGTCGTGGTGACCGGATACAGGCCGCGGCTCCTACCGGGCCTCCGACCACACTCAGTCTGGACGCGGTCACCGTCAGGCGCGGCGACGCCGCAATCATCGACCGCCTCAGTGCCGATTTCGCGGCCGGCCAGCTCAGCGTGCTGCGCGGACCCAGCGGAGCGGGAAAATCCACCCTGATCGGCGCCATCCAGGGTTTCGTCCCGTACGACGGCAAGGTTCTGCTCGGGCCCGTGACCGTGATGCCGGACGACGACCGGGATTGGCTCGCCTGGGCCGGTCAGCGCCCCGGCCTGTTCTCTGGCACTGTCTCCAGCAACGTCGCCCTGGGCGCAAGCGTCACCGACGACGCCCTGGTCAGAACCGCACTCGGCTGGGCCGGTGCCGGAGACCTGGATCCCGAGCTTCGCCTGGGCGTGAACGGGGCCGGGCTGTCCGGCGGTCAATCCCAGAGGGTCGCCGCGGCCAGGGCGATCTACCGCTCGGTCGCCCTGAACTGTGCGGTCCTGGTGCTCGACGAGCCGAGTTCCGCCCTCGACGCGGATGCGGAGAATGCCCTCATCGACGGTCTCCGCACGCTGGCCGGCCAGGGCCGCGTCGTGATCGTCGTCAGTCATCGACCGGCCTTCGTCGTCGCCGCGGACCACGTCGTCCATCTGAACGAGGTCGCCCATGTCTGA